In a genomic window of Thermodesulfobacteriota bacterium:
- a CDS encoding response regulator: MKEKKQKEIVILLVEDNPVDIEITKRAFEKSNIKYKLCVVRDGEEALDFLYHKGQYADGSQAPRPDLILLDINLPRIGGIDVLKTLKSDPDLKRIPITMLTVSDKDEDIIRSFDLGVNSYITKPVDFNKFVEAMKAHHFYWTVITELPPR; this comes from the coding sequence ATGAAAGAGAAAAAACAGAAAGAAATAGTAATATTATTGGTGGAAGATAACCCTGTAGACATCGAAATAACCAAAAGGGCCTTTGAAAAAAGCAACATCAAATACAAGTTGTGTGTGGTGAGGGATGGTGAAGAGGCCCTGGATTTCCTCTACCACAAGGGACAATATGCTGACGGGAGCCAAGCGCCACGACCGGATTTGATCTTACTGGACATTAACCTGCCCAGAATAGGCGGTATAGATGTCTTGAAAACACTGAAATCCGATCCAGACTTGAAGAGAATCCCCATAACCATGTTGACGGTCTCGGATAAAGACGAAGACATCATAAGGAGCTTCGACTTGGGGGTCAATAGCTACATCACTAAGCCCGTGGATTTCAATAAATTTGTCGAGGCGATGAAAGCTCACCATTTTTACTGGACGGTTATCACCGAACTACCTCCAAGGTAA
- a CDS encoding ATP-binding protein, giving the protein MERDKLTFLGSLRTKIILGAGLVMVIVLGIFMYLDVLSRRSGLLEAEEKCALDVSYTLMKSIEHPMLDGEMDQVQIVLQKVIELEDMRVAYISGLSGTIVYTGVPDSRGKISRSETVKEALRTNALAKGLEIYRGEKILAHAMPIHNEKHCFKCHGSEKKVLGVLLVGTAWGPIEKNIDAMTTQHSIYFLVCLALVIGLIAILLNYLVIAPVRSLTRATVVMAKGDLSRRVPVKRDDEIGHLEIAFNQMAANLEKSREELLQAQATLEKSVVQLQKKTQELEDFTYIVSHDLKEPLRGITSFAQFVLEDYADNLDQKGESYLATITNSAERLKRLIDDLLALSRVTRAEASFQTTKASGIIEEAIERVKYSIDQKGVEVVVAQDLPSVYCDRGQLVQVFANLLSNAVKFMDKENPRIEIGYQGTADYHQFYVKDNGMGIEREYQQKIFGMFQRLHRREDYEGTGAGLHITQKIIERHHGKIWVESELGLGSTFYFTLPKGQLDMSGVKK; this is encoded by the coding sequence ATGGAAAGAGATAAGCTTACATTTCTGGGCAGCCTAAGAACTAAGATCATATTGGGGGCAGGCCTGGTCATGGTTATAGTGCTGGGCATCTTTATGTACTTGGATGTGCTATCACGTAGAAGCGGCCTGTTGGAGGCGGAAGAAAAATGCGCCCTTGATGTCAGCTATACCCTGATGAAGAGTATAGAGCATCCCATGCTTGATGGGGAGATGGATCAGGTACAGATTGTACTCCAGAAGGTAATTGAACTTGAGGATATGCGGGTGGCGTACATTTCTGGTTTAAGCGGCACCATCGTGTACACTGGAGTCCCGGACAGCAGAGGCAAGATCAGCAGGTCTGAGACGGTCAAGGAGGCCTTACGCACGAATGCGTTAGCTAAAGGCCTAGAGATATATAGGGGAGAAAAGATACTAGCTCATGCCATGCCCATCCATAATGAGAAGCACTGTTTTAAGTGCCATGGAAGCGAAAAGAAGGTGTTGGGGGTATTGTTGGTGGGGACCGCCTGGGGGCCCATAGAGAAGAACATAGATGCGATGACGACTCAACACAGCATCTATTTTTTAGTTTGCCTGGCCTTAGTGATAGGATTGATTGCGATTCTCCTGAATTATCTGGTCATAGCCCCCGTTAGATCACTTACCAGGGCTACCGTGGTGATGGCCAAAGGGGACCTCAGCCGCAGAGTGCCTGTCAAGAGAGATGATGAAATAGGACATCTTGAAATTGCCTTCAACCAGATGGCGGCAAACCTGGAGAAATCAAGGGAAGAATTACTACAAGCCCAGGCGACGCTGGAAAAATCGGTAGTGCAGTTACAGAAAAAAACTCAAGAGCTGGAAGACTTTACCTATATAGTTTCCCATGACCTGAAGGAGCCGCTCAGGGGGATTACCTCTTTTGCCCAATTTGTCCTCGAAGACTATGCCGATAACTTGGACCAGAAAGGTGAGAGTTATCTGGCAACCATTACGAACAGTGCAGAACGATTAAAAAGGTTGATCGACGACTTGCTTGCACTTTCCAGAGTTACCCGCGCCGAGGCCTCCTTTCAGACTACCAAGGCATCAGGGATAATTGAGGAGGCGATTGAACGGGTCAAATACAGCATCGACCAAAAAGGCGTTGAAGTGGTTGTTGCCCAGGACCTGCCCAGCGTATATTGCGATAGGGGGCAACTGGTACAAGTCTTTGCAAACCTGCTTAGCAACGCCGTCAAATTCATGGACAAGGAGAACCCGAGAATCGAAATCGGGTATCAAGGTACGGCGGATTACCACCAGTTTTACGTTAAAGATAATGGTATGGGCATTGAAAGAGAGTATCAACAAAAGATATTTGGAATGTTTCAACGACTTCACAGAAGGGAGGACTATGAAGGAACAGGTGCCGGGCTCCATATCACCCAGAAGATAATTGAAAGGCATCATGGCAAGATCTGGGTGGAATCTGAATTAGGCCTGGGTAGCACTTTTTATTTTACCTTGCCCAAAGGGCAATTAGACATGAGCGGGGTGAAGAAATGA